The following are encoded in a window of Pseudomonas graminis genomic DNA:
- a CDS encoding EAL domain-containing protein: protein MQHIPLATFESIGCAECRNLEGLGFDFTMAFQPIFNVITGAPFAYEALVRGVNGESAAFILGQVNDGNRYRFDQTCRVRAIELATQLGLPGIPDCKLSINFLPKAVYRAETCIRATLEASRTFDFPVDRLMFEVTEGERVEDPNHLKSIFEEYARQGFTTAIDDFGSGYSGLNMLAMFQPQVLKIDMALTRDIDRDTVRQAIVEGIVLVSKRLGITVVAEGIETREERDALLDLGVELMQGYLFAKPMVGQLQPMPLDLIAGSGVVEVA, encoded by the coding sequence ATGCAACATATCCCCTTGGCAACCTTCGAATCCATTGGCTGCGCTGAATGTCGAAATCTCGAGGGTCTGGGATTCGACTTCACCATGGCTTTCCAACCTATTTTCAACGTCATCACGGGCGCACCTTTTGCTTATGAGGCGCTGGTACGTGGCGTCAATGGCGAGTCGGCTGCGTTCATTCTGGGTCAGGTCAACGACGGCAACCGATACCGTTTCGATCAGACGTGCCGGGTCAGGGCCATTGAGCTCGCTACCCAGCTGGGCCTGCCTGGGATTCCAGACTGCAAGCTGAGTATCAACTTTCTGCCCAAGGCGGTGTACCGGGCGGAGACCTGCATTCGTGCAACCCTTGAAGCGTCCCGGACCTTCGACTTCCCGGTGGATCGGCTCATGTTCGAAGTCACAGAAGGCGAGCGGGTCGAAGACCCGAATCATCTCAAGTCCATTTTTGAAGAGTACGCGCGGCAAGGTTTTACCACCGCTATCGATGACTTCGGATCAGGTTATTCCGGCCTGAACATGCTGGCGATGTTTCAGCCTCAGGTCCTGAAAATCGACATGGCACTCACCCGAGACATCGACCGGGACACTGTACGTCAGGCGATTGTTGAAGGGATCGTGTTGGTGTCCAAGCGGCTTGGCATCACGGTCGTGGCCGAAGGCATCGAAACCCGCGAAGAGCGCGACGCCCTGTTGGATCTGGGTGTCGAGCTGATGCAGGGCTATCTGTTTGCCAAACCCATGGTGGGGCAATTGCAACCGATGCCGTTGGATTTGATCGCCGGCTCAGGCGTTGTCGAAGTGGCCTGA
- a CDS encoding alpha/beta fold hydrolase, with protein MNRINASLLLSVFTAGALALGVADAAQAAPVKNIVLVHGAFVNGSGWKPVYEILRKDGYNVSIAEHPLTSFADDVTAVKRIVDQQNGPTILVGHSYGGAIITDVGNDAHVVGLVYIAAHALDQGETEAQNGKLYPNATKAVKKTADGFLSLDPALYPADFAADLPKAQAEFEAISQEPTAASVFTTPAGVPAWKTKPSWYAVAGADRIINPDLERMYAKRANSHTIEIKGASHSVYQSRPQEVATLIEQAAAHAAD; from the coding sequence ATGAACAGAATCAACGCGTCATTGCTGTTAAGCGTTTTTACGGCGGGCGCCCTGGCGCTGGGCGTTGCCGATGCTGCTCAAGCCGCACCGGTCAAAAACATCGTGCTGGTGCACGGGGCCTTTGTGAATGGGTCAGGTTGGAAACCGGTTTACGAGATCCTGCGCAAGGACGGCTACAACGTCTCGATCGCTGAACACCCGCTGACGTCGTTCGCCGATGACGTGACGGCGGTGAAGCGCATCGTTGACCAGCAAAATGGCCCGACGATTCTGGTCGGCCACAGTTATGGCGGCGCGATCATCACGGATGTCGGCAATGACGCCCACGTCGTGGGCCTGGTGTACATCGCTGCCCACGCGCTGGATCAGGGGGAAACCGAAGCGCAGAACGGCAAGTTGTACCCCAACGCCACCAAGGCGGTGAAGAAAACCGCCGACGGCTTTCTGTCCCTCGACCCTGCGTTATACCCGGCGGACTTCGCGGCTGACCTGCCCAAGGCTCAGGCTGAGTTCGAAGCCATTTCCCAGGAGCCGACCGCGGCATCGGTGTTCACCACCCCCGCTGGCGTGCCCGCGTGGAAAACCAAACCGAGCTGGTACGCAGTGGCCGGCGCAGACCGGATCATCAACCCGGACCTTGAGCGCATGTATGCCAAGCGGGCCAACAGCCACACCATCGAAATCAAAGGCGCCAGTCACTCGGTGTACCAGTCCCGTCCCCAGGAAGTGGCCACGTTGATCGAACAGGCCGCCGCTCACGCCGCGGATTGA
- a CDS encoding hemerythrin domain-containing protein — MNAIELLKADHERVKAILTQLSESTERGVKKRTDLLAKLEMEITIHTKIEEEILYPAFKEAGGKEQDIMYYEAKEEHRTVDALVLPDLKQTDPATPEFSGRVKVVKELLEHHIEEEEEEMFPQAEKLLGKKQLEELGAQMEAMKAEYKKSMSSPSIAA; from the coding sequence ATGAACGCCATCGAACTGTTGAAAGCCGACCATGAACGCGTAAAAGCCATTTTGACCCAACTGAGCGAGTCGACCGAGCGTGGCGTTAAGAAGCGCACGGACTTGCTGGCCAAGCTGGAAATGGAAATCACTATCCACACCAAGATCGAAGAAGAGATTCTCTATCCGGCGTTCAAAGAAGCGGGCGGCAAAGAACAGGACATCATGTATTACGAAGCCAAGGAAGAGCACCGCACAGTCGACGCCCTTGTGCTCCCTGACCTCAAGCAAACTGACCCTGCAACCCCGGAATTCTCGGGTCGTGTGAAAGTGGTCAAGGAGCTGCTTGAGCACCACATCGAGGAAGAAGAGGAAGAGATGTTCCCGCAGGCTGAAAAGTTGCTGGGCAAGAAGCAGCTGGAAGAACTTGGCGCGCAGATGGAAGCGATGAAGGCTGAATACAAAAAGTCCATGTCGTCGCCGAGCATTGCAGCGTAA
- a CDS encoding SPOR domain-containing protein: MHTAMLSKTHFNGYDVINVNNGPWRVCTHHDRLGSFSTREEAMAFAASLPAYQERTALAPATKAH; the protein is encoded by the coding sequence ATGCACACCGCGATGCTCAGCAAGACGCACTTCAACGGCTACGATGTGATTAACGTCAATAACGGACCTTGGCGGGTCTGCACCCACCACGACAGATTGGGGTCGTTCTCCACACGCGAGGAGGCCATGGCGTTTGCGGCCTCGTTGCCTGCCTATCAAGAACGAACGGCGTTGGCACCTGCCACCAAAGCCCACTAA
- a CDS encoding DUF4917 family protein, with product MMEFTDFDAELADWNTLQAANPCSGLLLGNGASLAVWKNFAYDSLFELAQTTRNKPLSATELALFKSMETENFEPVLSGLKVAMRVNAALTIGSSSPRNRYFAIKEALIHGIRSAHVPWRLMEAATIARISEALSQYQTVYSTNYDLLAYWAAMHGAQPFDDLFDDDAMFNLHRTGSHATRILYLHGGMHLVKNFDGTARKLMSSESTLLGSFAINALEDVPLFVCEGRSDDKMKIIRGSDYLSFCHAQLAQHQGALCVFGHSLGKHDRHILNAILQARPERIAISVLPRSDAFIQHQKRRYSELFEGQNIELTFFNATTHPLGDPALAVPVARLKEALELKKS from the coding sequence ATGATGGAATTCACGGATTTTGATGCCGAACTGGCCGACTGGAACACGCTGCAAGCCGCCAATCCCTGCTCGGGACTGCTGCTGGGCAACGGCGCCAGTCTTGCCGTGTGGAAGAACTTTGCCTACGACTCGCTGTTCGAGCTGGCGCAGACCACGCGCAACAAACCCCTGAGCGCCACTGAGCTGGCGCTGTTCAAATCCATGGAAACGGAGAATTTCGAACCCGTGCTCAGCGGCCTGAAAGTCGCCATGCGGGTCAATGCCGCGCTGACGATCGGGTCGTCCTCGCCACGGAACCGTTACTTCGCGATAAAGGAAGCCCTGATTCATGGCATCCGGTCGGCGCATGTACCGTGGCGGCTGATGGAAGCGGCCACCATTGCCAGGATCAGCGAAGCCTTGAGCCAGTACCAGACGGTGTACTCCACCAATTACGACCTGCTGGCGTACTGGGCGGCAATGCATGGCGCACAGCCGTTTGATGACCTGTTCGACGACGACGCGATGTTCAACCTGCACCGCACCGGCAGCCACGCAACGCGCATCCTGTACCTCCACGGCGGCATGCACCTGGTGAAGAACTTCGATGGCACGGCACGCAAGTTGATGTCCTCGGAAAGCACGCTGCTGGGCAGCTTCGCGATCAATGCGCTGGAGGATGTGCCGCTGTTTGTCTGCGAAGGGCGCAGCGACGACAAGATGAAGATCATCCGCGGCTCGGACTATCTTTCGTTTTGCCACGCTCAACTGGCGCAGCATCAGGGCGCGCTGTGCGTCTTCGGCCACTCGCTGGGCAAACACGATCGACACATCCTCAACGCCATTCTCCAGGCCCGCCCGGAGCGTATCGCCATCTCAGTGCTGCCACGCAGTGACGCGTTCATCCAGCACCAGAAACGCCGCTACAGCGAATTGTTTGAAGGGCAGAACATCGAGCTGACATTCTTCAACGCCACCACCCACCCGCTGGGCGACCCGGCGCTTGCCGTGCCGGTGGCGCGATTGAAGGAAGCGTTGGAGTTGAAGAAGAGCTGA